The window TTATATTATTCATACTCCGGATAATAATCTCTATTTATCTAAAATTATAACTTTAATATCTGATAATGGTATTCGCAAATAGGCAGTTTTACTTCTTTTGTTAGACAAAACTACTATAGTTAACTGATAACGCTGAACTATGTCTAACATGAAATTTTATTAATTATGAAAATGAAAACTTCTTTGTTTGTGGCATTATTTGCTTTAATGTCTTTAGTATGTGTGAAAGCACAAAATTACAGTGATGATTTCGAAAGTTCCAGCGATGTTCCTTCGGGATGGAGAGTCGCGAATTTTATTGGGGGGGCTCAGCATGCGGCACTTTCGATAAACACAGAATCAACGCTAACAGGCGTAAATGCTTTGGAAATTAACATAGCTGATAATGTGGGGAATTGGTTCGAAAATGTGGCTGGATATTCCTTCCCTGCAAATATTGGCGATGAGTATATTGTCTCTTTTGATGCTAAAGCCAGCAGTGAGATTTCAATTCCTGTAAAATTAAATACAGATGGTAACGAAGGGCAAACTGAGATTATAAGCCAGACATTAAACCTGACTGCCGATTCTCAACATTTTTCGTTGACTACAACGTCTGGATGTACTAAAACTATGAATTATTTGTTCTGGTTTGAATTAAATGGCAAAGACTCAGGAACTAAAATTTATATTGACAATTTTTCTTTGACGAATAAGCTAGCAGCAGGAATAAAAGGTGCTTCCCAAATAGGCATTAGTTATTATCCTAACCCTGCGAAAAATTTTGTGTTTATTAATGGAGGAAAAGTGGGTGATGCGGTGACGATTTATTCACTTGCAGGTCAGTTGGTTCTTTCATCTGTTATTGATGGCAAATCAATTTCATTGGAAAATATCAAGGCTGGAGCTTATTTGTTAAAAGTAGGCAACACTACTCAGAAGCTGATGATAGAAAAATAATATAGTAGTTTAATAAAACAGTTTTATCAGTGGTAGCGCTTTCACCCGGTGTAGTAAAATGCTACACCGGGTGATCTTTTTTAAATTATCACAGGTTAGTCATTTCCCTTCCCTGTCGGTTCGAAATAACGAGTAAACGGTCGTTAGGTGGTTTGCCGATAGCCAGCCTTCCGGCTAGTAAGAGTAGCAATAGCACAATATTCAGAAAGGCGACCTCCGTGAAAATCTGGAGTATCTTTCTGGTATTTCAGATGATTGTTTATGTTTGCTTACGAATGATATGCAAGCCTGAGTTTCGTTTTTTTTAAGC of the Parabacteroides sp. FAFU027 genome contains:
- a CDS encoding T9SS type A sorting domain-containing protein; the encoded protein is MKMKTSLFVALFALMSLVCVKAQNYSDDFESSSDVPSGWRVANFIGGAQHAALSINTESTLTGVNALEINIADNVGNWFENVAGYSFPANIGDEYIVSFDAKASSEISIPVKLNTDGNEGQTEIISQTLNLTADSQHFSLTTTSGCTKTMNYLFWFELNGKDSGTKIYIDNFSLTNKLAAGIKGASQIGISYYPNPAKNFVFINGGKVGDAVTIYSLAGQLVLSSVIDGKSISLENIKAGAYLLKVGNTTQKLMIEK